A stretch of Bradyrhizobium sp. CCBAU 53338 DNA encodes these proteins:
- a CDS encoding helix-turn-helix domain-containing protein has translation MKQRSAGKPDIELGKRIRLRRVEMKISQAELGEKLGVSFQQVQKYEKGVNRVGAARLQQIASALDVPVTFFYDGDNKAREVESLLFLDSAFSLRLLRAYSKIKDQTVQRQLVSLMESIAANES, from the coding sequence ATGAAGCAGCGCAGCGCTGGCAAGCCGGACATCGAGCTTGGCAAGCGGATCCGTCTGCGGCGCGTCGAGATGAAGATCTCGCAGGCTGAGCTCGGCGAAAAGCTCGGCGTGAGCTTCCAGCAGGTCCAGAAATACGAGAAGGGCGTCAACCGCGTCGGCGCGGCTCGGCTTCAGCAGATCGCCTCCGCCCTCGACGTGCCCGTGACCTTCTTCTACGACGGCGACAACAAGGCCCGCGAAGTCGAAAGCCTCCTGTTCCTGGATTCGGCTTTCAGCCTCCGCCTGCTGCGCGCCTACAGCAAGATCAAGGATCAGACGGTGCAGCGTCAGCTCGTCTCGCTGATGGAATCGATCGCGGCGAACGAAAGCTGA
- a CDS encoding DUF1236 domain-containing protein, giving the protein MKKLFLLSAAALLISTGAFAQSTVVTTTGTGHAAAIQIEPQYRTRIKSYVTEHHLRPVKEKIIVGATVPAGVELEAVPADWGPSLTRYRYVYSGERVMLVDPGTRTVVQEID; this is encoded by the coding sequence ATGAAGAAGCTATTCCTGCTTTCCGCCGCAGCGCTGCTGATCTCGACCGGAGCATTCGCGCAATCGACCGTGGTGACCACAACCGGAACCGGTCACGCCGCTGCGATTCAGATCGAGCCGCAATACCGGACGCGGATCAAATCCTACGTCACCGAACATCATCTGCGGCCGGTGAAGGAAAAGATCATCGTCGGCGCGACGGTTCCGGCCGGCGTCGAGCTCGAGGCGGTCCCGGCCGATTGGGGTCCGTCGCTCACGCGATATCGCTACGTCTATTCCGGCGAACGCGTGATGCTGGTCGATCCAGGCACGCGGACGGTCGTGCAGGAAATCGACTAG
- a CDS encoding sensor histidine kinase gives MLPLIVFAVGLAYSNYRQDRSDATRRVLETVRSMRLVLDSEVQRMTGGLQVLALSESLRRGDFESFRRSAAGFISQYGQDSVLLLADKSGHQLFSTVTTETASLPLRNNHEIIERVFATKTPQFSDLFTGSTKKRPIVTVEVPVLRDGEVVYTLSFSPPIDIFQHLVERQRPDDQWTVSLLDSKGIVFARAPNPSETFGKQASPSLFEAMFRSPEATLSSVSLDGVALASAYTRSRLTGWTVAAGVTESSLIAPLWRNIAITSLIGGVLLLVGLTFAVRMATTIARGEMLHNLLIEELNHRVKNTLALMQAIAVQTFRSASRDERSKFEGRLGALAEAHNLLSQEKWAGSELRDVIARVLQPFLLANPDRIRMAGPAVPLSPRLAVVLSMIVHEIATNAAKYGALSNETGRVTLDWEVIADAPKPRLRLIWTEAGGPPVTAPVQRGFGSRLIERSARDQLGGEATVDFLPRGVVCTVICALDDKR, from the coding sequence ATGTTGCCGTTGATCGTCTTCGCGGTCGGCCTTGCTTATTCCAACTATCGCCAGGACCGCAGCGACGCGACGCGACGTGTGCTCGAGACGGTGCGGAGCATGCGTCTCGTGCTCGATTCGGAAGTGCAGCGGATGACGGGCGGTCTCCAGGTGCTCGCGCTCAGCGAGTCGCTGCGCCGGGGCGACTTCGAGAGTTTCCGGCGCTCGGCCGCCGGGTTCATCAGCCAATATGGCCAGGACAGCGTCCTGCTGCTGGCCGACAAGTCCGGGCACCAGCTGTTCTCGACGGTCACGACCGAAACGGCGAGCCTGCCACTGCGCAACAATCACGAGATCATCGAACGCGTCTTCGCGACGAAGACGCCGCAATTCTCCGATCTGTTCACCGGGTCGACCAAGAAGCGCCCGATCGTCACGGTCGAAGTCCCGGTGCTGCGCGACGGCGAGGTCGTCTACACGCTCTCCTTCAGCCCGCCGATCGACATTTTCCAGCATCTGGTCGAGCGACAGCGCCCCGACGACCAGTGGACCGTATCGCTGCTGGACAGCAAGGGAATCGTGTTCGCGCGTGCCCCAAACCCGAGCGAGACGTTCGGCAAGCAAGCTTCGCCCTCGCTGTTTGAAGCGATGTTTCGCTCACCCGAGGCGACGCTGTCGAGCGTCTCACTCGACGGTGTGGCCCTCGCCTCGGCCTATACGCGCTCGCGGCTGACGGGCTGGACCGTCGCCGCCGGCGTCACCGAAAGCTCGCTGATCGCACCGCTCTGGCGCAACATCGCGATCACCAGCCTGATCGGCGGCGTGCTGCTGCTGGTCGGCCTTACCTTCGCAGTCAGGATGGCAACCACGATCGCGCGCGGCGAGATGCTGCACAATCTCCTGATCGAGGAACTCAACCACCGCGTCAAGAACACGCTGGCCTTGATGCAGGCGATCGCAGTGCAGACCTTTCGCAGCGCCAGCCGCGACGAACGGAGCAAGTTCGAGGGGCGCCTCGGCGCGCTGGCCGAGGCGCACAATCTGCTCAGTCAGGAAAAATGGGCAGGCTCGGAGCTGCGGGACGTGATCGCACGCGTCCTCCAGCCGTTCCTGCTTGCAAATCCGGATCGTATCCGCATGGCCGGCCCCGCGGTGCCGCTGTCGCCGCGGCTTGCCGTCGTGCTGTCGATGATCGTGCATGAGATCGCGACCAACGCGGCGAAATATGGCGCGCTGTCGAACGAGACCGGCCGTGTGACGCTGGACTGGGAGGTCATCGCCGACGCGCCGAAGCCGCGGCTGCGGCTGATCTGGACCGAGGCCGGCGGCCCGCCGGTGACGGCACCGGTGCAGCGCGGCTTCGGTTCGCGGCTGATCGAGCGCAGCGCGCGCGACCAGCTCGGCGGCGAGGCAACGGTGGACTTCCTGCCGCGCGGGGTGGTCTGCACGGTCATTTGCGCACTGGATGACAAACGGTGA
- a CDS encoding isocitrate/isopropylmalate dehydrogenase family protein, with protein sequence MSANNAFHIAVLAGDGIGPEVMAPALEVLRKIETKSALSFRFTEAPAGANNYLATGKSMPDSTIKLCEEADAILLGACGLPSVRYPDNTEIAPQIELRFIFDLYAGVRPARLIPGVPSPIIGADKRGIDLVVIRESTEGLFASMGKGVVTHDDARETMVITRKTSERLFEFSFRLAERRMARGKPGALACVDKANVFKAFAFFRGIFDEIARKHPDVKTDRLYVDACSAMLVKRPWDFDVMVMENMFGDIVSDITASLIGGLGMAPSADIGDKYAVFQPCHGTAPDIMGQGKANPTGMILSAAMMLDWLADKHGVESAAEAGERIERAVDQVYAGGLKPIEFGGSNGTADITKAVLAAL encoded by the coding sequence ATGTCCGCAAACAACGCCTTCCACATTGCCGTGCTCGCCGGTGACGGCATCGGTCCCGAAGTCATGGCGCCCGCACTCGAAGTGCTGCGCAAGATCGAGACGAAGTCGGCCTTGAGCTTCCGCTTCACCGAGGCACCGGCTGGTGCCAACAATTATCTCGCGACGGGCAAGTCGATGCCTGACAGCACGATCAAGCTCTGCGAAGAGGCGGACGCGATCCTGCTCGGCGCCTGCGGCCTGCCGTCGGTGCGCTACCCCGACAATACCGAGATCGCGCCGCAGATCGAGCTGCGCTTCATCTTCGATCTCTATGCGGGCGTGCGGCCGGCGCGCCTCATTCCGGGCGTGCCGAGCCCGATCATCGGTGCCGACAAGCGCGGGATCGATCTCGTCGTGATCCGCGAATCCACCGAGGGCCTGTTCGCCTCGATGGGCAAGGGCGTGGTCACACATGACGACGCGCGCGAGACAATGGTGATCACGCGCAAGACATCCGAACGGCTGTTCGAGTTCTCGTTCCGCCTCGCCGAGCGGCGCATGGCGCGCGGCAAGCCCGGCGCGCTCGCCTGCGTCGACAAGGCCAACGTGTTCAAGGCCTTTGCGTTCTTCCGCGGCATCTTCGACGAGATTGCCAGGAAGCATCCCGACGTGAAGACCGATCGCCTTTATGTCGACGCCTGCTCGGCAATGCTGGTCAAGCGCCCCTGGGATTTCGACGTGATGGTGATGGAGAACATGTTCGGCGACATCGTCTCCGACATCACCGCGAGCCTGATCGGCGGCCTCGGCATGGCCCCATCGGCCGACATCGGCGACAAATACGCCGTGTTCCAGCCGTGCCACGGCACGGCGCCTGATATCATGGGGCAGGGCAAGGCCAATCCCACCGGCATGATCCTGTCTGCCGCGATGATGCTGGACTGGCTCGCCGACAAGCATGGCGTCGAAAGCGCGGCGGAAGCCGGCGAGCGGATCGAGCGCGCGGTCGATCAGGTCTACGCTGGCGGCCTCAAGCCGATCGAATTCGGCGGCAGCAACGGCACGGCCGATATCACCAAGGCGGTGCTCGCGGCGCTGTAG
- a CDS encoding cytochrome c biogenesis CcdA family protein → MQNVSITAALIAGLVSFLSPCVLPLVPPYLIYLTGATIEHVESDEPDTASKRAIMMSAVLFVLGFSTVFVALGASASLIGGLIRAWSAELSILAGIVIIIMGLHFLGLTRIGLLMREGRLPIPKPVGLWGAYIMGLAFAFGWTPCIGPILAAILSIAAAEATVTKGAGLLAVYSAGLGIPFLIAALMIEQFTKLFARMKGHLVNVERAMGVLMVITGIGFLTGAVSNVSIWLLETFPALQTIG, encoded by the coding sequence ATGCAAAATGTTTCGATTACGGCGGCGCTGATTGCCGGTCTCGTCAGCTTCCTTTCGCCATGCGTGCTACCTCTGGTTCCGCCCTACCTGATCTATCTCACCGGCGCCACGATCGAGCATGTCGAGAGCGATGAGCCTGACACGGCCTCCAAGCGCGCGATCATGATGTCGGCAGTGCTGTTCGTGCTCGGCTTCTCCACGGTGTTCGTGGCACTCGGCGCCAGCGCCTCGCTGATCGGCGGGCTGATCCGCGCCTGGTCGGCCGAGCTGTCGATCCTGGCCGGCATCGTCATCATCATCATGGGTCTGCACTTCCTCGGGCTGACGCGCATCGGCCTGTTGATGCGCGAGGGGCGGCTTCCCATCCCGAAGCCCGTCGGGCTCTGGGGCGCCTACATCATGGGGCTCGCCTTCGCGTTCGGCTGGACCCCGTGCATCGGCCCGATCCTCGCCGCGATCCTGTCGATCGCCGCGGCTGAAGCGACGGTGACGAAGGGGGCGGGGCTCCTTGCGGTCTATTCCGCCGGTCTCGGCATTCCTTTCCTGATCGCGGCGCTGATGATCGAGCAGTTCACGAAGCTGTTCGCGCGCATGAAGGGCCACCTCGTCAACGTCGAGCGCGCCATGGGTGTGCTGATGGTGATCACCGGCATCGGCTTCCTCACCGGCGCGGTCTCCAATGTCAGCATCTGGCTACTGGAGACGTTCCCGGCGCTGCAGACGATCGGCTAA
- a CDS encoding mandelate racemase/muconate lactonizing enzyme family protein, which translates to MKITRVRTHILEAKLSQPFAYSRAWYDTRTAMLVEIETDVGLTGWGECYGPARMTAAVVNNIVPWLVGEDPLRTDVLWHTIYARLRDHGQKGVVIQGLSGIDIALWDIKGKHFDVPAHQLLGGAARTEVPAYATGLYRRKSGDPLKYLPEEAASYAAEGFRAVKLKVGFGIAEDAAVTRAVREAIGPDVALMVDANHAYDAVAAIRLGRLIEVHDIGWFEEPVPPEDVAGYRAVKGALTIPIAGGECEFTRFGFRDLFASHALDIAQPDTCAAGGLTECKKIADMSEAFGIRYNPHVWGTGIAIAASLQLLAVLPSHTPHSLAPLEPLLEFDRTEHPIRQAILKQPIEHVNGIVRVPDGPGLGIEIDREALARFAVGG; encoded by the coding sequence ATGAAGATCACGCGGGTTCGCACCCACATCCTGGAAGCAAAGCTCTCGCAGCCCTTCGCCTATTCACGCGCCTGGTACGACACACGCACCGCGATGCTGGTCGAGATCGAGACCGACGTAGGCCTGACCGGGTGGGGCGAATGCTACGGGCCGGCGCGGATGACGGCTGCGGTGGTCAACAACATCGTGCCGTGGCTGGTCGGCGAGGATCCGCTGCGCACCGACGTGCTGTGGCACACGATCTACGCGCGCTTGCGCGATCACGGCCAGAAAGGCGTCGTGATCCAGGGCCTGAGCGGCATCGACATCGCGCTGTGGGACATCAAGGGCAAGCATTTCGACGTGCCGGCGCATCAGTTGCTCGGCGGCGCCGCCCGCACGGAGGTGCCGGCCTATGCCACCGGGCTCTACCGGCGCAAATCCGGCGATCCGCTGAAATACCTACCGGAGGAAGCGGCCTCTTACGCCGCCGAAGGGTTTCGCGCCGTGAAGCTGAAGGTCGGCTTCGGCATCGCGGAAGACGCCGCCGTCACGCGCGCGGTGCGCGAGGCGATCGGTCCCGACGTCGCACTGATGGTCGACGCCAACCACGCTTATGACGCGGTCGCCGCGATCCGGCTCGGACGACTGATCGAGGTCCACGACATCGGATGGTTCGAGGAGCCGGTGCCGCCGGAAGACGTCGCCGGCTATCGCGCGGTGAAAGGCGCGCTGACGATTCCGATCGCCGGCGGCGAGTGCGAGTTCACGCGCTTCGGCTTCCGCGATCTGTTTGCCTCGCACGCGCTCGACATCGCCCAGCCCGACACCTGCGCGGCCGGCGGCCTCACCGAATGCAAGAAGATCGCGGACATGAGCGAAGCCTTCGGCATCCGCTACAATCCGCATGTCTGGGGCACCGGGATCGCGATCGCGGCCTCGCTCCAGCTTCTCGCCGTGCTGCCCTCGCACACGCCGCATTCGCTGGCGCCGCTCGAGCCACTGCTCGAATTCGACCGCACCGAACATCCGATCCGGCAGGCGATCCTGAAACAGCCGATCGAGCACGTGAACGGAATCGTTCGCGTGCCCGATGGTCCCGGGCTCGGCATCGAGATCGACAGAGAGGCGCTGGCGCGGTTTGCGGTCGGCGGTTAG
- a CDS encoding LysR family transcriptional regulator, whose translation MHSLAERGVPLEERLKTNISGLSDWDAARIFLEVVRCGSFRSAAERLSLSINAVRRRIDDFERQTGTTLFTRDVHGTHLTDEGALVVSAVERMEAAAFDVLRTSDSTANALTGEVRVAVTEGLGTFWLAPRLVEFQQAYPKVLVDLHCAMRSADVSRHEADVAIHLSRPSALDVKLVRLGRMHLMFWASRSYIEKYGAPRSAMELIKHRLVLQFADQIAAKETFESFFPGVPERDLLVMKTNVSSANYWAVANGAGIGVFPSYAIALGGKLIPLEVELNRPLDIWLSYHPGSGRIPRVRHMIDWLIEAFNPARFPWFKEEFVHPHEFKDSYMGEPLTQLFGGFSTEEQR comes from the coding sequence ATGCACTCCTTGGCGGAAAGGGGCGTTCCACTGGAGGAACGCCTAAAGACAAACATCAGCGGCCTCTCCGATTGGGACGCGGCCCGCATTTTTTTGGAAGTCGTTCGATGCGGCAGTTTCCGCTCGGCGGCCGAACGCCTGTCGTTGTCGATCAACGCCGTCCGCCGCCGCATCGACGATTTCGAGCGCCAAACCGGCACCACCCTGTTCACGCGCGACGTCCACGGCACCCATCTCACCGATGAAGGCGCGCTGGTGGTGTCGGCCGTCGAGCGGATGGAGGCGGCGGCCTTCGACGTGCTGCGCACCAGCGATTCCACCGCCAATGCCCTCACCGGCGAGGTTCGCGTCGCCGTGACGGAGGGATTGGGGACGTTCTGGCTTGCGCCCCGGCTGGTCGAATTCCAGCAGGCCTATCCGAAAGTCCTGGTCGATTTGCATTGCGCGATGCGCTCGGCAGACGTCTCCCGCCACGAGGCGGACGTTGCCATCCATCTGTCGCGTCCCTCGGCGCTTGACGTCAAGCTGGTGCGGCTCGGCCGCATGCACCTGATGTTCTGGGCCTCCAGGAGTTACATCGAGAAATATGGCGCGCCGCGCTCGGCAATGGAATTGATCAAGCACCGCCTGGTGCTGCAATTCGCCGATCAGATCGCCGCCAAGGAAACCTTCGAGAGCTTCTTCCCGGGCGTTCCGGAACGTGACCTCCTGGTCATGAAGACCAACGTCTCGAGCGCCAACTATTGGGCGGTCGCGAACGGCGCCGGCATCGGCGTCTTCCCGAGCTACGCCATTGCGCTTGGCGGGAAGTTGATTCCACTCGAGGTCGAGTTGAACCGACCGCTGGATATCTGGTTGTCCTACCATCCCGGTAGCGGCCGGATTCCCCGCGTGCGGCACATGATTGACTGGCTGATCGAGGCTTTCAATCCAGCTCGCTTCCCGTGGTTTAAGGAAGAATTCGTGCACCCGCATGAATTCAAGGACTCGTATATGGGCGAACCCCTGACCCAGCTCTTCGGGGGATTTTCAACCGAAGAACAAAGGTGA
- a CDS encoding intradiol ring-cleavage dioxygenase, protein MTQFNEIELTEAVVRSFDNTPDPRAKFLLQELVKSLHDYVSKTGLTFEEWEYAIDFLTRTGQKCTDTRQEFILLSDVLGVSMLVDAVNHRDRDGATQTTVLGPFYVGEHKVTAHGTDISPNNLTGERMFVQSRVTDLKGKPLAGVPVDVWHADDDGFYDSQKANYDEVGASARARFITDGDGRFFFRTILPCSYPIPTDGPVGEMIVQTRRHPMRPAHVHFLVNAKGYEPLITHVFMDGDKYLDSDVVFGVKDDLIAKVEPRNDATMPDGTKASGQWHLMTYEFHLKPGGGVAPKPLGTKAAEPA, encoded by the coding sequence ATGACCCAGTTCAACGAGATCGAACTCACCGAGGCCGTCGTCAGAAGCTTCGACAACACGCCGGATCCGCGCGCGAAATTCCTGCTCCAGGAATTGGTGAAGTCCCTGCACGATTACGTGAGCAAGACCGGTCTCACCTTCGAGGAGTGGGAATACGCCATCGATTTCCTCACCCGCACCGGCCAGAAATGCACCGACACCCGCCAGGAGTTCATCCTGCTCTCCGACGTGCTCGGCGTCTCCATGCTGGTCGACGCGGTCAACCATCGTGACCGCGACGGCGCGACCCAGACCACCGTGCTCGGCCCGTTCTACGTCGGCGAGCACAAGGTCACCGCCCACGGCACCGACATCTCGCCGAACAATCTCACCGGCGAGCGGATGTTCGTGCAGAGCCGCGTCACCGATCTCAAGGGCAAGCCGCTCGCGGGCGTCCCTGTCGACGTCTGGCACGCCGACGATGACGGCTTCTACGATTCCCAGAAGGCGAATTACGACGAGGTCGGCGCCTCGGCACGGGCGCGCTTCATCACCGACGGCGACGGCCGCTTCTTCTTCCGCACGATCCTGCCGTGCAGCTACCCGATCCCGACCGACGGGCCGGTCGGCGAGATGATCGTGCAGACCAGGCGCCACCCGATGCGCCCGGCGCATGTGCACTTCCTGGTCAACGCGAAGGGCTATGAGCCGCTGATCACTCACGTCTTCATGGACGGCGACAAATATCTCGATTCCGACGTTGTGTTCGGGGTCAAGGACGACCTGATCGCCAAGGTCGAGCCGCGCAACGATGCGACGATGCCCGACGGCACCAAGGCGAGCGGGCAATGGCACCTGATGACCTACGAATTCCACCTCAAGCCCGGCGGCGGCGTCGCGCCGAAGCCGCTGGGGACGAAGGCGGCGGAGCCGGCCTGA
- a CDS encoding murein L,D-transpeptidase has product MSKRHAVIIAVGLLASASALAQTETTGQAGPKPAAPSGTVPTAANPSHTAAPKTAGAPASTAESRSAAALALTHEPTFDEGTAQRIKDAALSYSDLAVRGGWPTIPADARFALGVQGVNDDLLRKRLILSGDLAADKASGAFDQNLADAVKRFQARHGLAPTGIMTPRTLAAMNVPVQKRIRQLEASLERLENINFSFGQRYVVVNIPAAFAEAVENDLVVRRYRVIVGKTEKPSPTLTAQITGVVLNPTWTVPSSIAKTEISAHMRKDPTYLARMHMEVLDAHDNPIDPHSVDWSGTHTPNFTVRQQNGTFNALGAVKIDMPNSYSVYMHDTNQRNLFSDDYRFDSHGCSRVDNVRDLAAWLLKDQPKWSRAAIDAEIATGQHQEVAMARKVPVAWIYLTAWMTKDQTIQFRNDVYNQDEQLLEATAEEAAFFGNAGNHPLTAHMAQ; this is encoded by the coding sequence ATGTCGAAACGCCATGCCGTGATCATTGCCGTCGGCCTTCTCGCCAGCGCCTCCGCGCTCGCGCAGACCGAGACTACCGGTCAGGCCGGCCCCAAGCCCGCTGCCCCGTCCGGCACGGTGCCCACAGCCGCCAACCCGTCTCACACCGCCGCCCCCAAAACAGCTGGCGCGCCGGCATCCACCGCCGAGAGCCGCTCCGCAGCAGCACTCGCGCTGACGCATGAGCCGACCTTCGACGAGGGCACCGCCCAGCGGATCAAGGACGCAGCACTGAGCTATTCCGATCTCGCGGTACGCGGCGGCTGGCCGACCATCCCCGCTGACGCCAGGTTCGCGCTTGGCGTCCAGGGCGTCAATGACGACCTGTTGCGCAAGCGGCTGATCCTCTCCGGCGATCTCGCCGCCGACAAGGCGAGCGGCGCGTTCGACCAGAATCTCGCCGACGCCGTGAAGCGTTTTCAGGCGCGCCACGGTCTTGCGCCGACCGGCATCATGACGCCGCGCACACTCGCCGCGATGAACGTGCCGGTGCAGAAGCGCATCCGGCAGCTCGAAGCCTCGCTGGAGCGGCTCGAGAACATCAATTTCAGTTTCGGCCAGCGCTATGTCGTGGTCAACATCCCCGCGGCCTTCGCGGAAGCGGTCGAGAACGACCTTGTGGTGCGCCGCTATCGCGTCATCGTCGGCAAGACCGAAAAACCCTCGCCGACGCTGACCGCCCAGATCACCGGCGTCGTGCTCAATCCGACCTGGACGGTGCCGTCCTCGATCGCCAAGACCGAGATCTCCGCGCACATGCGCAAGGACCCGACTTACCTGGCGCGCATGCACATGGAGGTGCTCGACGCCCACGACAATCCGATCGATCCGCATTCGGTCGACTGGTCGGGCACGCACACGCCGAACTTCACCGTGCGCCAGCAGAACGGCACCTTCAACGCGCTCGGCGCGGTCAAGATCGACATGCCGAACTCCTATTCGGTCTACATGCACGACACCAACCAGCGAAATCTCTTCAGCGACGATTACCGCTTCGATTCCCACGGCTGCTCCCGCGTCGACAATGTGCGCGACCTCGCCGCCTGGCTGCTCAAGGACCAGCCGAAATGGAGCCGCGCCGCGATCGATGCGGAGATCGCCACCGGTCAGCACCAGGAGGTCGCCATGGCCAGGAAGGTGCCTGTGGCCTGGATCTATCTCACGGCCTGGATGACCAAGGACCAGACCATCCAGTTCCGCAACGACGTCTATAACCAGGACGAGCAGCTGTTGGAGGCGACGGCCGAAGAAGCGGCGTTCTTCGGCAATGCCGGCAACCATCCGCTGACCGCGCACATGGCGCAGTAG
- a CDS encoding serine hydrolase yields MLAPTPASPESVGMSKAALDRVDAHLKARYIDAGRFPGTHLLVYRRGKIAHSSVQGLADVERKVPVKDDTIYRIYSMTKPLTSVAFMMLVEEGRVAIDEPVAKYIPEWKNLGVFVAGTWPNFLTRPPSRPMLIVDLLRHTSGLTYGFQQRSNVDAAYRAEKIGEVEKSGTLEGMIESLAKIPLEFSPGDSWNYSVATDVLGYLVGKISGVPFEQFLKQRILDPLGMTDTDFHVPASKAHRFAACYNADPGGGFTMHAGQRREGLTLQDDPAKSSFLAPPSLVSGGGGLCSTMADYLTFCRALLNGGELGGIRLIGPKTLALMATNHIPGGQALPEVSRSLFSEATYNGIGFGLGFAVTMRPAETLIAGSPGEYNWGGAATTSFWIDPAEELITIFMTQVLPSSAYPIRRELRSMVYAAITESNL; encoded by the coding sequence ATGCTCGCCCCTACCCCCGCCTCGCCCGAATCCGTGGGCATGTCCAAGGCCGCGCTCGACCGCGTCGATGCCCACCTGAAGGCCAGATACATCGATGCCGGCCGTTTCCCGGGCACGCATCTGCTGGTCTATCGCCGCGGCAAGATCGCCCACAGCTCGGTGCAGGGCCTTGCCGATGTCGAGCGCAAGGTGCCGGTCAAGGACGACACCATCTACCGCATCTATTCCATGACCAAGCCGCTCACCAGCGTCGCCTTCATGATGCTGGTCGAGGAAGGCCGGGTCGCGATCGACGAGCCCGTCGCGAAATACATTCCCGAATGGAAGAATCTCGGCGTCTTCGTCGCCGGCACCTGGCCCAACTTCCTGACCCGGCCGCCGTCCCGGCCGATGCTGATCGTCGACCTGCTGCGCCACACGTCGGGGCTGACCTACGGCTTCCAGCAGCGCTCCAATGTCGATGCCGCCTATCGCGCGGAGAAGATCGGCGAGGTCGAGAAGTCGGGCACGCTCGAAGGCATGATCGAGAGCCTTGCCAAGATCCCGCTGGAATTCTCGCCGGGCGATTCCTGGAACTACTCTGTCGCGACCGACGTGCTCGGCTATCTCGTCGGCAAGATCTCGGGCGTGCCGTTCGAGCAGTTTCTGAAACAACGCATCCTCGATCCGCTCGGCATGACCGACACCGATTTCCACGTCCCGGCCTCGAAGGCGCACCGCTTTGCCGCCTGCTACAACGCCGATCCCGGCGGCGGATTCACCATGCATGCCGGCCAGCGCCGCGAGGGGCTGACGCTCCAGGACGACCCGGCCAAGAGCTCGTTCCTGGCCCCACCCTCCCTCGTCTCCGGCGGCGGCGGGCTCTGCTCGACCATGGCCGACTATCTCACCTTCTGCCGCGCGCTGCTCAACGGCGGCGAGCTCGGTGGTATCCGCCTGATCGGACCGAAGACGCTGGCGCTGATGGCGACCAACCACATTCCGGGCGGACAGGCGCTGCCGGAAGTGTCGCGCTCGCTATTCTCGGAGGCGACCTACAACGGCATCGGCTTCGGTCTCGGATTTGCAGTGACGATGCGCCCCGCGGAGACGCTGATCGCCGGCAGCCCCGGTGAATACAATTGGGGCGGCGCGGCCACGACCTCGTTCTGGATCGATCCCGCCGAGGAACTGATCACGATCTTCATGACCCAGGTGCTGCCGTCGAGCGCCTATCCGATCCGGCGCGAGCTGCGCAGCATGGTCTACGCCGCGATCACCGAGAGCAATCTCTGA
- a CDS encoding enoyl-CoA hydratase, with product MPDLSQQTPYADGKILRQITDGVGVITFNNPDKRNAMSLEMWEGFGEALTALRDDETVRVVIMRGAGGKAFVSGADISQFEKTRHNAAASEEYSKRSAAQRALLADYPKPTIACIQGFCLGGGMQVAMLADIRIAAHDSQFGIPAAKLGIAYGYDGLKHLVSLVGPSWARLLMYTGMRIDSTEALRIGLVERVIPDDQLWGETMAIAIAISQNAPLAIKAAKITIAEVLKDESARDMGAIKAIGTACMDSADFREGRQAFMEKRKPQFRGN from the coding sequence ATGCCTGATCTGTCCCAACAAACTCCCTACGCCGACGGAAAGATCCTCAGGCAAATCACCGACGGCGTTGGCGTGATCACCTTCAACAATCCCGACAAGCGCAACGCGATGTCGCTGGAGATGTGGGAGGGATTTGGCGAGGCGCTGACAGCCCTGCGCGACGACGAGACGGTGCGCGTAGTGATCATGCGCGGCGCCGGCGGCAAGGCGTTCGTGTCAGGCGCCGACATCAGCCAGTTCGAGAAGACCCGCCACAACGCAGCCGCGTCCGAGGAGTACAGCAAGCGCAGCGCCGCCCAGCGTGCGCTGCTCGCCGATTACCCCAAGCCGACCATCGCCTGCATCCAGGGCTTCTGTCTCGGCGGCGGCATGCAGGTCGCGATGCTCGCCGACATCAGGATCGCCGCGCATGACAGCCAATTCGGCATTCCCGCGGCCAAGCTCGGCATTGCCTATGGCTATGACGGCTTGAAGCATTTGGTGTCGCTGGTCGGGCCGTCCTGGGCGCGGCTTCTGATGTACACGGGCATGCGCATCGATTCCACGGAAGCGTTGCGCATCGGTCTCGTCGAGCGCGTGATCCCGGATGACCAGCTCTGGGGCGAGACCATGGCGATCGCCATTGCGATCTCGCAGAACGCGCCGCTCGCGATCAAGGCCGCCAAGATCACTATCGCAGAAGTGCTGAAAGACGAAAGCGCCCGCGACATGGGCGCGATCAAGGCGATCGGCACCGCCTGCATGGACAGCGCCGATTTCCGCGAGGGCCGGCAGGCCTTCATGGAGAAGCGCAAGCCGCAGTTCAGGGGGAATTGA